A genomic region of Chryseobacterium sp. KACC 21268 contains the following coding sequences:
- a CDS encoding murein L,D-transpeptidase catalytic domain family protein, with the protein MNKLIPIVNNSVTTTKPEIDISKTNQKAKEALEFCKAKNFNTDFCILIDMSLHSGLKRFFIYDLKKSEISQRYLVGDGCGTSSWSEDDTKENPGFSNKDNSHLSSLGKYKIGARGYSNWGVNIKYLMHGLEETNNNALKRIIVFHSWEIMSDEEVYPKGSPEGWGCPTVSNNAFKEIDPLIKNSNKPVLMWIYN; encoded by the coding sequence TTGAACAAGCTGATCCCAATTGTCAATAATTCAGTTACGACAACAAAACCAGAAATCGATATTTCGAAAACAAATCAGAAAGCCAAAGAAGCTTTAGAATTTTGCAAAGCCAAAAACTTCAACACAGATTTTTGCATTCTGATAGATATGAGTTTGCATTCTGGATTGAAACGTTTTTTTATTTATGATTTAAAAAAGAGCGAGATCTCGCAGCGATATTTGGTCGGTGACGGTTGCGGAACTTCATCTTGGAGTGAAGATGATACAAAAGAAAATCCAGGTTTCAGCAACAAAGACAATAGCCATCTTTCGTCATTAGGAAAATATAAAATAGGTGCCAGAGGTTACAGCAATTGGGGCGTCAATATCAAATATTTGATGCACGGCTTGGAAGAAACCAACAACAATGCACTTAAAAGGATCATCGTGTTTCATTCCTGGGAAATAATGAGCGATGAGGAAGTCTATCCAAAAGGTTCGCCAGAAGGTTGGGGTTGTCCCACAGTTTCCAACAATGCATTCAAAGAAATTGATCCATTGATTAAGAATTCTAATAAGCCTGTATTGATGTGGATTTATAATTAA
- a CDS encoding TIGR02117 family protein: protein MKRTLILTLKIIGFILGAVFLYIILGVVLPLIPVSAEKTNDPKVIEAYILTNGVHTDLVVPVKTEFIDWSTKLPYSNTKSKQEKFKFISFGWGDKGFYLNTPTWADLKFSTAFNAAFWLSESAMHCTYYNDLKIGEDCKKIMLTEKQYQALIKFIDEKFDKDASGNYQFIKTDAVYGNNDAFYDAKGSYNFTYTCNTWANDGLKVAGQKAAFWTPTDFGIFRHYK, encoded by the coding sequence ATGAAAAGAACATTAATTCTAACCTTAAAAATAATCGGCTTCATACTCGGAGCCGTTTTTTTGTATATTATTTTGGGAGTTGTACTTCCATTAATTCCCGTTTCTGCGGAAAAAACCAATGATCCGAAAGTCATCGAAGCCTACATTTTGACCAATGGCGTTCATACCGATCTGGTGGTTCCTGTGAAAACGGAATTTATTGACTGGAGTACCAAATTACCGTACAGCAACACAAAATCCAAGCAAGAAAAATTCAAGTTTATTTCGTTCGGCTGGGGCGACAAGGGATTTTATCTCAACACACCAACTTGGGCCGACCTCAAATTCTCAACAGCCTTCAATGCCGCATTTTGGTTGAGTGAATCTGCCATGCACTGTACGTACTACAACGATTTGAAGATTGGAGAAGACTGCAAAAAAATAATGCTGACCGAGAAACAATACCAAGCCTTGATCAAATTCATTGATGAGAAATTCGACAAAGATGCTTCCGGCAATTATCAATTCATAAAAACCGACGCCGTGTACGGAAACAATGATGCCTTTTATGATGCAAAAGGAAGCTACAACTTCACATACACTTGCAACACTTGGGCAAATGACGGACTAAAAGTAGCTGGACAAAAGGCTGCATTTTGGACGCCGACAGACTTTGGGATTTTCAGACATTATAAGTAA
- the queG gene encoding tRNA epoxyqueuosine(34) reductase QueG, whose protein sequence is MNNQEKYSNLIKSKALAFGFQSCGISKADFLEEEAPRLEQWLENNFHGEMRYMENHFDKRLDPRLLVEGSKSVISLSYNYFPEETQTNPDFKLAKYAYGEDYHDVIKEKLRTLVAELQDEIGEFAFRVFVDSAPVLEKAWAKKSGIGWVGKNSNLITKKNGSFYFLAEIICDLELIQDFEVTDHCGSCTKCIDACPTQAIVSDKIIDGSKCISYATIELKDLIPDFFKDKMEDWMFGCDICQDVCPWNRFSAPTLEEKFRPNSEIKNFTKQEWKDITQEIFSSVFKKSAVKRTKFSGLKRNLDFLSE, encoded by the coding sequence ATGAACAATCAGGAGAAATACAGCAATTTGATTAAATCCAAAGCATTGGCTTTTGGTTTTCAGTCCTGCGGTATTTCCAAAGCGGATTTTCTGGAAGAAGAAGCGCCACGTTTGGAACAATGGCTCGAGAATAATTTTCACGGCGAAATGCGCTATATGGAAAATCATTTTGATAAAAGACTGGATCCAAGACTGTTGGTAGAAGGTTCGAAATCTGTGATTTCACTCAGTTATAATTATTTCCCGGAAGAAACACAGACTAATCCTGATTTTAAGCTTGCAAAATATGCTTATGGCGAAGATTACCACGATGTGATCAAGGAAAAATTGAGAACATTGGTTGCCGAACTTCAAGATGAAATAGGGGAGTTTGCATTCCGCGTTTTTGTAGATTCTGCACCAGTTTTGGAAAAGGCTTGGGCTAAGAAATCAGGAATTGGTTGGGTTGGGAAAAATTCTAATTTGATTACAAAGAAAAACGGATCGTTTTACTTTCTGGCGGAGATTATCTGCGATTTGGAATTAATCCAAGACTTTGAAGTGACGGATCATTGCGGAAGCTGCACCAAATGCATCGATGCTTGTCCCACTCAAGCCATTGTTTCGGATAAAATCATAGACGGTAGCAAATGCATTTCCTACGCAACAATAGAGTTGAAGGATCTTATCCCGGATTTCTTCAAGGATAAGATGGAAGATTGGATGTTCGGCTGCGACATTTGTCAGGATGTCTGTCCTTGGAACAGGTTTTCTGCACCAACTTTGGAAGAGAAATTCCGGCCTAATTCTGAGATCAAAAACTTCACAAAACAAGAGTGGAAGGACATCACCCAAGAAATTTTTTCCTCGGTTTTCAAAAAGTCTGCGGTGAAGAGAACTAAGTTTTCAGGACTTAAAAGGAATCTTGATTTTCTGTCAGAGTGA
- a CDS encoding rhodanese-like domain-containing protein, which yields MALEDVLRAGNYHLIDVREPLELEMNGHIEEAQNIPLGELEDRKQEVINLSGTKIFFCRSGNRSGKAAEYFKSEGLTDVYNGGGYVDLKEVLDNL from the coding sequence ATGGCTTTAGAAGATGTTTTAAGAGCAGGAAATTATCACTTGATTGATGTGCGTGAACCCTTGGAATTGGAAATGAACGGACACATCGAGGAAGCTCAAAATATCCCATTGGGAGAATTGGAAGACAGAAAACAAGAAGTTATCAACCTGAGCGGTACTAAGATTTTCTTCTGCAGATCAGGAAACAGATCAGGAAAAGCGGCAGAATATTTTAAATCAGAAGGATTGACTGATGTTTACAACGGCGGCGGTTATGTAGATCTAAAAGAAGTTTTGGATAATCTCTAG
- a CDS encoding phosphatidate cytidylyltransferase: MKKYMNFIPLFLLAGMLTSCEAVETIFKAGMWWGIIVVVGIVGLVLWLLSRGKN; the protein is encoded by the coding sequence ATGAAAAAATATATGAATTTCATTCCATTGTTTTTATTAGCAGGAATGTTGACTAGCTGTGAAGCAGTAGAAACTATTTTCAAAGCCGGTATGTGGTGGGGAATCATCGTCGTAGTCGGAATTGTAGGCTTGGTATTATGGTTATTATCAAGGGGTAAAAACTAA
- a CDS encoding YqaE/Pmp3 family membrane protein, producing the protein MLLAIIFPFLSFFFRGKIITAVICFILQITVLGWLPAAIWAAMSLSNERAEKRNEKLIRAVRENRN; encoded by the coding sequence ATGTTATTAGCCATTATATTTCCATTTTTGTCTTTCTTCTTTCGAGGAAAAATAATTACTGCAGTTATTTGTTTTATATTGCAGATCACCGTTTTAGGCTGGCTTCCTGCTGCAATCTGGGCTGCGATGTCTCTGAGTAATGAGAGAGCTGAGAAACGGAATGAGAAGTTGATTCGTGCTGTGAGGGAAAATAGGAATTAA
- a CDS encoding T9SS type A sorting domain-containing protein, with protein sequence MKNFFLVICLVSSLILPAQAGTLDTTFDPGIGPDMSIVSLALQPDNKILIGGFFTDYNGITRRGVARLNENGSLDSSFNPLTGAMNEEFFARIYSIVLQTDRKILIGGEFTSYDGSPRRGIARLNENGTLDTTFNPETGAQNHPVIFTIAVQSDNKILVGGYFTSFNGVVKNNLVRLNADGSIDNSFNIGTGVDSAVTALAVQSDGKILIGGDFTSYNGTSSTRIARLNSDGSLDTTFETGSGTNDSISKIIIQPDGKILISGQLTSYDGNPRNRIARLNQDGTIDNTFTNGNTITPNNHIESIVLQTNGKILVGGYITKYNGISTSSILRLNADGSLDTSFTSGTGVSTATVNSIVLQSDSKILIGGNFDNYNGVTRNRIARLLLGDDLSVENANGTKISFYPNPATDIINIKTKDSEIKNITIYDMTGNQVMSSRALKKINVKGLLQGNYILKVETDKGIKSFKFIKD encoded by the coding sequence ATGAAAAACTTCTTTTTAGTAATTTGCTTAGTGTCATCTCTGATTCTTCCTGCTCAGGCTGGTACTTTAGACACGACATTCGATCCCGGAATTGGTCCAGATATGAGTATCGTATCACTTGCCTTACAGCCCGACAATAAAATTCTAATTGGCGGATTTTTTACTGATTACAATGGCATTACCAGAAGAGGAGTCGCAAGACTAAATGAAAACGGAAGTCTGGATTCAAGCTTCAATCCGCTCACAGGAGCTATGAATGAAGAATTTTTTGCAAGAATTTATAGTATTGTATTACAAACAGATCGTAAAATTTTAATAGGGGGAGAGTTTACTTCGTATGATGGGAGTCCAAGAAGAGGTATTGCAAGATTAAATGAAAATGGTACTCTTGATACCACTTTTAATCCCGAAACAGGTGCACAGAATCATCCTGTCATTTTTACGATTGCGGTACAATCTGATAATAAAATTCTTGTGGGTGGATATTTTACATCTTTCAATGGCGTTGTAAAAAATAATCTGGTCAGATTAAATGCAGATGGAAGTATTGATAATTCATTCAATATCGGTACTGGAGTAGACTCGGCAGTTACTGCCTTAGCTGTGCAATCCGATGGTAAGATATTAATTGGTGGAGATTTTACATCCTACAATGGAACGAGCTCTACACGAATTGCCAGACTAAATTCTGATGGTAGTCTTGATACGACCTTCGAAACCGGATCGGGAACAAATGATTCTATATCCAAGATTATCATCCAGCCAGACGGCAAAATTTTGATCAGTGGTCAACTTACTTCTTACGATGGCAATCCCAGAAACCGAATTGCCAGACTGAATCAGGACGGAACAATTGATAATACTTTTACAAATGGCAATACTATTACACCAAACAATCATATTGAAAGTATTGTTTTACAAACAAATGGGAAAATTTTAGTTGGCGGATATATAACTAAATACAATGGAATAAGCACAAGCAGTATTTTAAGATTGAATGCCGATGGTAGCTTGGATACGAGCTTCACTTCAGGAACAGGTGTTAGTACTGCTACCGTGAATTCGATAGTGCTTCAGTCAGATTCAAAAATTTTGATTGGAGGTAATTTTGATAACTATAATGGTGTCACAAGAAACCGAATTGCTAGATTGCTATTGGGAGATGATTTGTCTGTAGAAAATGCGAATGGAACTAAAATTTCTTTCTATCCAAATCCAGCAACGGATATCATAAATATCAAAACCAAAGACTCTGAGATCAAGAATATCACGATTTATGATATGACTGGCAATCAGGTAATGTCTTCAAGAGCGCTCAAAAAAATTAATGTGAAAGGATTACTCCAGGGAAATTATATTCTGAAAGTTGAAACAGATAAGGGAATCAAAAGTTTTAAATTTATTAAAGACTAG
- a CDS encoding insulinase family protein, with the protein MKKLFISISLLFMMNAMAQKFETQTTTDKNGYTYETVKNDQSGVRVYTLKNGLKVYLAKNDDAPRIQTYIPVKTGSNNDPSDNTGLAHYLEHMVFKGTSHLGTQDWAKEKALLTQISDLYEQHKAEKDPEKKKALYKKIDEVSQEASKYAIANEYDKAISSLGATGTNAHTWLDETVYKNNIPSNELEKWLKVEKERFSELVLRLFHTELEAVYEEFNRAQDNDGRLVNYAMMEALFPKHPNGQQTTIGTSEHLKSPSMVAIHKYFDTYYVPNNMAVVLVGDLDFDKTIKMVDQYFGTFKYKELPMKKMVSEEPMTSVVSRTVKSPSTQRMTLAWRTDSYGTQDARLADVVAEILSNNGDAGLIDLNINQKQKTLGAGAYESAFKTYGAFVLSVVPKDGQSFDDAKKLLLDQIELVKKGQFPDWMLHAIVNDMKVQRMKGWETADGLATTLYGAYINNRTWEQELDEINQYEGISKADVVKFANDFFKDNYVVVYKEKGVNDKLVRVQNPGITPIKLNREAQSPFLKEIINSKSSDIKPQFIDFKTAIATSTIKDKKVSFVKNKYNEVAQVNYVFPFGTDNDKELALGVTVLQYLGTDKYTPEQLKEEFYKLGITNQFRTTNDQMIIALSGLESNMKKGIELMNHWINNVKADQGIYDQTVKTILESRDVAKKDKTRIMAALTNYAKYGKESRLTDVISKERLQSINVNDLMSKIKTLNDYPYEVFLYGEDQKSLEKAVKPYILATKLQPAKAKEYTELATDGKVYFTSYDMVQMEMSKVAKAGNVNLANFGKASVFNEYFGRGLSSIVFQEIRESKSLAYSAYVSYANATEINKPNYVTNYIGTQANKLPLAVAAMSELMVELPQIPAQFENAKGSALKQIASNRINRTVIFYNQLSLKKLGVDYDFRKDVYAEIQKLTLPELTNFYNTEVKPLSYNTAIIGKKENLNMESINKMGTFTEVSLEEIFGY; encoded by the coding sequence ATGAAGAAACTATTTATTTCAATTTCACTATTATTTATGATGAATGCAATGGCACAGAAATTTGAAACACAAACAACCACAGATAAAAACGGTTATACCTACGAAACCGTAAAGAACGACCAATCCGGCGTTCGTGTTTACACCTTAAAAAACGGACTCAAAGTCTATCTAGCAAAAAATGATGACGCTCCAAGAATCCAAACTTATATCCCCGTAAAAACAGGTTCCAACAACGATCCAAGCGACAACACAGGATTGGCGCATTACCTGGAACATATGGTTTTCAAAGGGACTTCTCATTTGGGAACTCAGGATTGGGCAAAGGAAAAAGCTTTGCTGACGCAGATCTCAGATCTTTACGAGCAGCACAAAGCGGAAAAAGATCCGGAAAAGAAAAAAGCACTTTACAAGAAAATAGACGAAGTTTCCCAGGAAGCATCTAAATACGCCATCGCCAACGAGTACGACAAAGCGATCTCTTCTCTTGGCGCGACAGGAACCAACGCCCACACTTGGCTGGATGAAACGGTTTACAAAAACAACATCCCATCCAACGAACTGGAGAAATGGCTGAAAGTGGAGAAAGAACGTTTCTCAGAATTGGTTTTGAGATTGTTCCACACCGAATTGGAAGCGGTTTATGAGGAATTCAACCGTGCTCAGGATAACGATGGTCGTCTTGTAAATTACGCAATGATGGAAGCGCTTTTCCCGAAACATCCAAATGGTCAGCAGACGACCATCGGGACTTCGGAGCATTTGAAAAGTCCGTCTATGGTAGCAATCCATAAATATTTTGATACGTATTACGTGCCTAATAATATGGCGGTTGTATTAGTTGGCGATTTGGATTTTGATAAAACCATTAAGATGGTAGATCAGTATTTCGGAACCTTCAAATACAAAGAACTTCCGATGAAGAAAATGGTATCGGAAGAGCCAATGACGAGCGTGGTTTCCAGAACGGTAAAAAGTCCATCCACACAAAGAATGACATTAGCCTGGAGAACGGATTCTTATGGAACTCAGGATGCAAGACTGGCGGATGTTGTTGCTGAAATTTTAAGTAACAATGGCGATGCTGGTTTGATCGATCTTAACATCAATCAAAAACAAAAAACATTGGGAGCTGGCGCTTATGAATCGGCTTTCAAAACTTATGGTGCATTTGTTTTGAGTGTGGTTCCAAAAGACGGACAAAGCTTTGATGATGCAAAGAAACTGTTATTAGACCAAATCGAATTGGTGAAGAAAGGACAATTCCCGGATTGGATGCTTCACGCCATCGTCAACGATATGAAAGTTCAAAGAATGAAAGGCTGGGAGACGGCTGACGGACTGGCGACTACGTTGTACGGTGCCTATATTAACAACAGAACCTGGGAACAGGAGCTGGACGAAATCAACCAATACGAAGGGATCTCTAAAGCCGATGTGGTGAAATTTGCCAACGATTTTTTCAAGGATAATTACGTTGTCGTTTACAAAGAAAAAGGTGTGAATGATAAATTGGTTCGTGTTCAGAATCCTGGCATTACGCCAATCAAACTAAACAGAGAAGCACAATCGCCGTTCCTGAAAGAGATCATCAATTCAAAATCGTCTGACATCAAACCTCAGTTCATTGATTTTAAAACAGCGATTGCAACGTCAACGATTAAAGATAAAAAAGTAAGCTTCGTTAAAAATAAATATAATGAAGTGGCTCAGGTCAATTATGTATTCCCTTTCGGAACAGATAATGACAAGGAATTGGCATTGGGTGTAACGGTTCTTCAATACCTTGGAACGGACAAATACACGCCTGAACAACTGAAAGAAGAGTTCTACAAACTGGGAATTACCAACCAATTCAGAACGACCAATGACCAGATGATCATCGCCTTGAGCGGACTAGAAAGCAATATGAAAAAAGGTATTGAGCTGATGAACCATTGGATTAACAATGTAAAAGCTGACCAAGGAATCTACGACCAGACTGTAAAAACGATTTTGGAATCCAGAGATGTTGCGAAAAAAGATAAGACCAGAATTATGGCAGCTTTGACCAACTACGCCAAATACGGAAAAGAATCCCGTTTGACGGATGTGATTTCCAAAGAACGTCTGCAGAGCATCAACGTCAACGATCTGATGTCGAAAATCAAAACCTTGAACGATTATCCATATGAAGTTTTCCTTTATGGCGAAGATCAAAAAAGTCTGGAAAAAGCGGTGAAGCCTTACATTTTGGCTACGAAACTTCAACCTGCAAAAGCGAAAGAATATACAGAGCTGGCGACTGACGGCAAAGTGTATTTCACAAGTTACGATATGGTGCAGATGGAAATGTCGAAAGTGGCAAAAGCCGGAAATGTGAACCTGGCAAACTTCGGAAAAGCAAGTGTTTTCAATGAGTATTTTGGACGTGGATTGTCGTCTATTGTGTTTCAGGAGATTAGAGAAAGTAAATCTTTGGCTTATTCCGCTTACGTTTCTTATGCCAATGCAACCGAGATCAACAAACCGAATTACGTGACCAACTACATCGGAACTCAGGCCAACAAATTGCCCTTGGCAGTCGCTGCAATGAGCGAATTGATGGTGGAACTTCCGCAAATCCCGGCTCAGTTTGAGAATGCAAAAGGATCAGCATTGAAACAGATTGCATCCAACAGAATTAATAGAACGGTGATTTTCTACAATCAATTATCGCTTAAGAAATTAGGTGTGGATTATGATTTTAGAAAAGATGTCTATGCTGAGATCCAGAAACTGACATTACCAGAATTGACCAATTTCTACAACACCGAAGTGAAGCCATTGTCTTACAACACTGCCATCATCGGGAAAAAAGAAAACCTGAATATGGAATCCATTAACAAAATGGGAACTTTCACAGAAGTGAGTTTGGAAGAGATTTTTGGATATTAA